Proteins encoded together in one Lathyrus oleraceus cultivar Zhongwan6 chromosome 5, CAAS_Psat_ZW6_1.0, whole genome shotgun sequence window:
- the LOC127080881 gene encoding uncharacterized protein LOC127080881, with protein MKRQREPSEKSKKAKKEKLGETSGSRPPVPLADSPSKSLPPSCSIKLKPLASSLPQTTPIYTQSEIPPFTTRPSNPPSLKFNLATTTLPVSEAEMLNETTSPSSSTPLSPPYYILSSDTELSNPQSPTLAQLQEHALAS; from the coding sequence ATGAAGAGACAACGGGAGCCATCTGAGAAGTCCAAGAAGGCAAAGAAAGAAAAATTGGGAGAAACTTCTGGGTCAAGACCTCCAGTCCCTCTGGCTGATTCTCCAAGTAAGTCTTTGCCTCCTTCTTGCTCTATTAAATTAAAGCCACTTGCTTCTTCCCTTCCCCAAACCACTCCCATCTACACCCAATCAGAAATACCACCCTTCACCACTAGACCCTCTAACCCACCATCTCTAAAATTCAATCTCGCAACCACTACCTTACCCGTTTCTGAAGCAGAAATGCTGAACGAAACCACCTCACCATCATCTTCTACACCTTTATCCCCACCATACTACATTCTCTCATCAGACACCGAACTCTCTAACCCTCAATCCCCCACACTAGCCCAACTTCAGGAACATGCTCTTGCCTCTTAG